The segment CTGCTCTCCTCTCTCACAGTGTCTCATCTCCGATCTGCAAGCTTCGACGAGCCCTTCTGTGCTGCCACCAACATGATCTTCTTCTCTTTCGACATCCATTATACCACCACCGTCTTTCCAGTCAAGTTTCCCCCTTAATGGATTTTCATTTTTGAAATCTCATATGGGTTAGAAAAGAAAGAACCATACACCCCTTCTTCTTCGATTTCAAATGGTTCGGTCTCGATTTTAGAAAATTCCCCTTCTGTGAGATAACGAACCGACATGATTGGTGGTGGTGAATGATTTAGGGATACAATATTGGTGGTGGTGAATGATAAAGAAGTGCAACATAGGGTTTTAGATACGATTGAAGGGCGTGAATCAGGTGATTAGAAAAAGGTAAATCGGTGATGTGAAAAGTCGTTGCTTTGATCAACTGAAGTGGGTTTGGAGTTGGACTTGAATCAAGTGCTCAAATGGAAATTGTGGGTTAAAAAGATTTGGTTTTACATCAAATTGGATCATCTGGGTTTCGTTTAATGGTGAAAAATTTTGGTTTTGATGATGGGGTGGTTGTTGTAAGGGCGTTATCATCACCTGTGCACTTCCATCTCATTCCTTGTGGTGGTCGGGGGAGGTGAAAGGGATGTCGGTAGTGGTGCTTGGGATGAAAGTCGATTTCAATGGGTTTAGGGTTTGACCGGTGGTGGTGTTGTTTCGTGTTCGTTAGAAATGGAGAGTAAGAGGACATGGTGAGAATGAGAGAGATGAAGTTGGGGAAGGGGGTAGGGTggatatttgttttgttttgtttttttttttaaacctgaaaatgataaataaataaaataaaattgaaaaagaaatcattaagggcaaaatggtcattttatgtTTGTAGGGACGACCGAGTGAAAAAATAATGatacagggacgatccgagttaattttttaaaatagggATTAAACGTGTATTTTGACACCTATACGagggactattcgtgtaatttactatatatatatatatatatatatatatatatatatatatatatatatatatatatatatatatatatatatatatatagtaaattatgggttcttcaaggaaccaaatttttttttttcaatttctagagcttattctttatcgaaaaaaatctaaaaatatctaaattcatatattaacattatgaatgtgaaaaatatttttcggattcaccgtgtaaatccggattcacgttgtgaattttcgaagattcacactgtgaatttgacgtaaaaaaaaatttgaattttatattattggaaaaaggataaaaagttatgaatttctgtatttttagttttttttatttttttgttgataaaaaataaattctaaaagttgaaaaaaagattggttccttggttaaatATGGTTACCTATTGAACctgaccctatatatatatatatatatatatatatatatatatatatatatatatatatatatatatatatatatatatatatatatatatatatatatatatatatatatatatatatatatatatatatatatatgtcgacTGTTTTGGACATGGGTAGGTATAAACTATAAAGTCATAAACACCTATAGTTTATTTTATGCCGATGTTTTTCTGATACACAAGCAAAAACAAATGTAATTTTGATTTGTTGGCATTCAATTATTATGTTAAATAACGACATATGAAGAAAAAAACATTTCATTATCATTTTTGACTCCAAATCGCTATACAAAAATGTTGATTGTTCAAGACAAAAACATTCAAATTAATGGTTATAGTGAATGTAGAGTTTGTCACGTTTTAGATACATTATTATCTCTTATTTCTTTTAAATCGTTATATTAATCTTCCCTTTTAAATTCTCCCCAAACACCAATTAGAAATCAAACTGCAAAAACTCATTCAAATAAAGTGTCGACGGATTAAACCGTAGACTTATAAAATCATTGTGATAGATAGATTTTTACATAATACATCTTTTTTATTTAATGAGTTAATTGAATTAAATCAAattaaacaactataaataattgtTTACTTTAGTAGTTTAGTTTTTACTTCTTTTAGTTTATCCAAGCATAAAAAATAAATAgtgtttggaaaaaaaattaagaaatctAACCGCTTTCTATCGTGtaattgaaaataataataataaaaaaattaacaaaaataactATGTTCGGAATGGACATTCTTGACcaagaaaaaacaatttttttgatAGATTCCAGAATGACATTTCGTATTCCGGATATAGATCAGGTACTTGATTGATGGTTGGGATAACAGGCGAGGAGTGTATGTTTTGGATAGTAAGTCGGTGATTGATTATGCTTTTGCATGAAATCCTTAACGTTAAAGGTGGTCAAGATTGGAAATTTTTGAGGTCTTCATATgaaattcagaattctattagGGTTGGCTTGGTCCTTATCTGGAAGATCGTCTTGCGTGTGTTACACCATCCAAGGGTCCGGGATGGTTTGTCCTTGTTTGAGCCGGTTTGAGATATGTTTGGTTGCAACACCATTGGGTGATAGTTCGaaccttaagtgggggagaactaggtattcTGCTTGGAGGATCATTGATATGTTCGAGTTTGTGGTCTTGGAAGAATGGTTTATAGGGGTAAGCGGTGCAGGTATGTGGGATCTCGGTTCAATATTTGGTCAAGTCAGGGGCGTAGAGAAAGCGACCATCAGATGTAGGTGTTCAGGAGGTACATGAGTTGTCTCTCAGCAGGAAGTAGTTGGTCAAGGAGCTCGTTGTAGTTGTTGGTTCCTTTTGGAATGCCAATGAATAGATAAGGAGCCGCTAGGATCATTCAGGTTGAGTATTGGTTGTTGAGGGATTTGTCAGCTCGTTGGTGTAACACCCTAAATCTGGTATATCTTGAAACCCTCAAGAATTTCATTTTAGCATATTTGGCCCttaagtacattgggcgtacttaagtgtacgcttagcgtactacgtATGAATGGTCGCGGAGGAACtggaggtacgctgggcgtacgtgctaggggtccaaaaccctaattttcggacatgagacctatttaagcaaccttaagtTCCTTGGACTTAACCCTAGAGAGCCTTCACTTCCTTAGAACGCCCTTACACTCCATAGAAACTTGTGAAACCATTTTTGAGCTTCAAAAGTGCATTTGTGGCCCTTTTAGTGTTCATACCAAGAAGAAGAGGTGGTTATTCAAGCTTGGAACGAGTTGGTGCTTCAAGATCCTGCATCATAGTCATCTTGCAAAGCTCCTAGAGGTAAAAATCTTTGATCTTTCTTCTTTAATCTTTAGATTTAGCTAGGGTTTTCTCCCTTGTCCCTTTTGGTTGATTTTGGACCTCCATTAGTGAGTTGTGTAACTCCATGAGAGGAGAATGACAGCTCTGGGGTCCCTTGGTcgtttagaagcataaaaatggaACCTTGATGGAAGTATTGgtctcatgcatgggttaaagaccttggaaaggtcttaatgaagGTTTTGGGTGTATGAgagacatgcaaaggcataaagttggcaactttatgccttaggacataTTAAACAACTCAGATATGGCTTTTGGACGTAAAGGAATTGGGTATTAAGCACATAATGGAGAAAGTGTTGAATCTGGAagaacgttgggcgtactcaacgtATGTTGTGCGTAGTCCTTAAGACCccagtacgctgcacgtaccagaATGGTACGCGAAGCGTACGCGCTTTAAATTGGGCCGGATCTGTTTTGGAATTTTGAGCTATTGGGCTTCATTTTGGTTATTGAATTGGTCGTATTCTGTGAATTATGGGCTATTTCATCTGTTATGGGCCATGGATATATtagttgggccttattgggccaagatgCCCATTAGAATCTGTGGACTTGGATTTTAGGCCTAATAGCTAGGGAAGGATAATTGGGCCTCAGGGATGGGTCTGGAGTTTGGGTTTTCCCTTTTTGGCTAATCGTGGGTCCTAACATTGATTATTATTATTCAGCTCGGGAGGTTCCAGActgtcgagagagagagagagagagagagagagcaactTTTGTATTTGGAAGacaaaggtgagtcttctcaccatacccatgggtctaaggcaccaaggccggcccattatgtgattatgatactccctccgtcccatttTATTTGTCAAGTATACtattttggtttgtcccaaaattattgtcacCTACTAAAAAAAGACTAGTATAATTAAGAAAGTTTCCCATACTACCCCTGGTAATAAATACGCCTAATTACTACCGTGCATTAATTAGTGGAATAAAAAAGCAAAAGACATTTGCATCTCATAATTACGTATGCTACTCTTTGCTTATAAATGCAAATAaacattcttttcttttttctttttaagaAAGCCAGCAACGTGTTACACATCAAATGAAAATTTGATTTGTTTTCATGTTTACATCTTACTGACTCAAATATGGAACTACTTCATCTATGAGGCTTTGTTCACACTCAATTTGTATTGGCAAAATACCTTGTCGTTCCAACCTACTTTTACCGATATGCGGTATTCGATAGTTGTTACCACCTTTAACCTTTATGATTTCTTTCATGCATGTTTGCAAAGTTAAGAAAACATTGTTAAGCTCATGAGATTGCATCTTGTCAAATGAGGTTTGAACTGCAGTAACCAATTCATCCACTGTATGGAGTACCTCTTGTTCTTGAAGTGATTAAATGGCCCGAAAAAACCCAAGGTCCAACACATTTAAATCTGGACTATTTGGGGGCTGAAAACAAAGTCGAATATCAAACCCATCTTGAGACGATGCTTCAAGAAATTCGCTATCATTGACATCAATATGAGGTTTTGCATTATCCTGTTGAATGAATATTGGACCAGTATGGTTTGGTGGCCATTTAGCTTTAATAGCGGgtaaaactttttcaatcaaccaCGACCTCGTTATTTCTTTAGTAACCGATAAAATTGGGTTTGTCTCCAATGTTCCCGCAACACGGTTCTTGCTTGAACACTTAGCGGGTTCTTTTGTTGTAAGTGGGAAGATGCCAATCTTTCCGGAAAAAATTTCATTTCCTAAGGCATCAAATCTTGGCCGAGCAACCGCTGCGAGAAACATGACTTTTGTAATGAACTTTTTACTTTTACATGTTCTCAACGGTTCATCCTCACCGGGAACGAGGTAGTATCGTTTTGATGATCTTGATATGTAAAACCACTTTTCATCAATGTGGATGACATTAAACATATCATGGAATGTGGTATTAGAATTAGGTAATGACCGAGTGATCATAGATAAACAAAATTCTAACCTCTTTGTTTTATTTGCATCGGTAAGGTCCGGCTTGATAGCATTTGTGTGTGGTCTAAGGTCACCTTCTTTTATTCGTCTATGCAAAGTTGATTTTGCAATACCTAATGACTTTGCAATAGACTGAATGGTAGTTCGACGACGTAATGGAATTTGTGAAACTTGATTCAAATCGAGTTGAACCCTTTTTCGCCCAACAACTTTTAGCTTCTTTGAAGAAAAATCAATTATTGATCCATTCTCCACTTGAAGTTTAGCCCGATTCCAAATACGACTTACGGTGCGTTTAGAAACTCCGAAAAGTGCAGCTACATCATTTATGGAACCCCTTCTTAGCTCTCCATTAGAATTGTGCTGCAACAAGGCTTGAAATATATCTTGACGTTGGACATAGGTTGTGTGTTTTTTAGTCAATGAAGTTAAAGTGTTCTCCATGACTTACGTAGGAAAAAAAAGATGAAGGAAAATGGTTTATAAAGATTCATTGAATTGTTTTATTGAATTGTTTTTGGTGGGAGAATTTGGAGCCAAATTTTGCTACTGCATGGcttaaattttttttcattacaaGGTAAGTTTGGTTTCAATTTACAGTAAAACAAAAATTGGTGGGAACATTTTGCCTTTAAATACTTTCATTTTCCGATTAGTTAAATTAAGCATTTAATGGTTCTTTAATTATTTTTGCTTTTCTCCTTATTCCATCGAAGAGAAATGGTTCAATCGTTTCTCTTTATTAATGATTGATTAATTGTATTAATAGCTCATAAGAAGGGTAGATACGTCATTTTGTTTACAAAAAGTTGCATTAAATGTACTTTTCTTAAACAATGTGTTTTTTACTTGTGGACAACTAaaatgggacggagggagtatatgtgttagtcattctgtgatttgatatgatatgtgattgtgtgttttgcttgaagaccccggggggagcccgtggcattggatgtaagatcaTGTGGAGTAGCCCAtgacagtcctaggtaaagaccatgtggggtagcccatgtcattggatgtaagaccaagtggggtagcccatggcagtcctaggtaaagaccatgtggggtagcccattacattggatgtaagaccatgtggggtagcccatgacagtcctaggtaaagaccatgtggggtagcccatggtactTTTACTGGTTttgtgtatgcatggcttatgtgatatgtgcATAGCTTTAATTAGCTAGTAGGAtatgtgtatatgtattgtgtggtatgctctgggaactcactaagcgttttgcttacaggttgttgatttgtttcaggtacatatgagcccaagggcaagggcaaggcgtgatggtgCGACGTGCACtctatctatctcttttttcacTAACATGTATGGAGATACTCTGATGATTTAAATAAAGACGTAACGAATgttgttttgaaaacaaatgtgttGGAATTTCATGGTTTTTGAATATTGTGCtctattaattaaatgaaaattttctttgtaaaatttggGATGCTACAGTTAGTTGGATTGTTATTTTCAATCAAGAGTGGGCAGATGCCAATCAGTAAATCAGTTCAGAGATGGGTATGTTCAGCTCCACATGGGTTTTGGTTCTCTGGATTAAGTGTTAGTGTGTTCTCGACCATTGGGCATTTCATGCATCATCAAAGCGAAGATTCTTCGGAAATTTGGGTTGTTTCAGTTGAAGTTCATCGGATTCATCAACCTATCGTCAAGTTCGGCTCGAGTTTGGACAATGTTCTTGGTTATTGGGAATCCAAAATTTGGGGTTAGTAATTGGATGGATCTGACTAGAGCCTTAGTAGCATTTCTGGATGACCTCCAAAGTTTTATCGAGATAGTCGCGTATTGATGGGGTCTGTTCAGTCTTAATCAAGGAACTCTGGTATTTGGCCCCTTTTTGGATGAGGTTATGGGTTCTCTGAGGGTGTGCATCGTGGTAAATTCATTATATATTGTCTTGAGGGGTGTATGTAGTTTGGTCAAGATATTAATGGAGCGCTTTGTTCAAATTGTACGCATGGTTCTTATTTGGGTTTTAGCCTTAGAATTGGATCAATAATACGACCGTTtatccaattcttgggtcatgtgcaACAATGTTTTCGTCGGATTTTGCGGTGGTAGTAGCTTATGATGGGAACAGAATTGTGTGTGGTAAAGGAGTATGGCACTGTTGCGCTTGGATAGTGTTGAGATGAACGTTGATTGGATTCCTACTAGGTGGTGGAATGACGTTGATTATCTTTAGGCCCATGTGGTGCTGGTCGTGAGTTTCCATGCGAATGATGGATTGTCATCAGGATCAATGTAATATCGGGAGCATTCCATACATGGGATGAGGGCCGGgtaaggcattccagactcatattaTGGGCCGgaggcaatccagacctatgTTGAGGGCCTTGTACGGGTATTACAGGCATAGGCTATGCGCCCAGTGATCAGTATTGTTTATTTCTTCTGCTTGTGGTACTTTTGGTGGTGGTAGATTTTTGGAAGGTGGGAGACTCACAAACCAGCTGGTTTGGATAAAGTGAGTAGTTAAGGGTTGTTGGGAGTATCAACCGTGCATCAGAAAGTCTCTACAGAGTGTTTGCATTATAAATCCCGTTTGTTTGCAAGTTGTTATTAGGGGTTTGGTTGCCAAGGTTGGGTATCGGTTATGGAGTCTCGAGTCATGAAGTTCATTTTTAATGTCTCGAGTGATTTTCCAGGTGGGGATACACCTGAGATGATAAGGGAGCGATGCAAATGTGAAAATTCTTGGATTTCTCatctttgctcgtaggagcagtgGTTGGTAATGGCGTGTTCGGGAGTCAATGGTTTATTTAAGGTTTTTGGTACATCTTATGGATTTGAAATTTGTAGAAATTCACGATTTATGTGTTTGAGTTCTTCTTTCCTTGTGTTTGGTAGTGATCATACTCAAAGGCAAGGGTGGATTCAACGAATGGATAAATGTCAGTCTTGGAATATGGGTTATGGAATTTAGATATGATGGGTTCCCGGTCTCGAGAAGCATATTGATAGAGTTGATTTAGTGTTTGTATCCTTGAGAGTCCCCAACTCTGTGGACCTTTCTAAACGTTTGGTCTTAGCCAAGAAGTTGTGGAATATGTTAGCGTTGTATGTGCCTCTTTGTGGTGGTTATCTAGTTGATGCTTGTGTGTTGGAGCCACCTTGTTTTCAGATGAAGGATGCAACTGTAGATAATGGTCGGGAGTCCTGATCCCCAGTGGTATTAGCAAGGCAAGTCAAGGATGGTATGGGTAGGCAGCCGCCTAAATGAGCTGACTTTTAGTTCGGATCGGGTTCTAGGGAGAACCGTCTGAGTAGCTCGAGGAGGAGTTTGGGAGAACTACCCTGGGTTGGTTGTAGTAGTggatttcgaggacgaagtctgatttaagtaggggagaattgtaacatctctaTATTCAAGTAATTACCTTTTATCCCCTTGCATGGGAATTGTTTGCGTTTTGACCTTTACGTATGAGGAAATATTGCAGAACGTCCCTTGGTGGCATTGTGGTAATTTTTGGACTCGAggtcagtacgttgggcgtacgatgTGTACGTGAGTGTTCTAGGGCagaccctagtacgttgggcgtacatctcGTACACAGGCCATACATGCAGgatgtccaaaccctaatttttagggttttggccatatATAAACACCATTATAACTTCATGCATCATATCCTCAGTAGCCTCCCTCTATCAAAAACATCTTCAAGTAAACCTAAGTGAGAAGAGTCCATTTTTGAGCCCATAGGAATGTTTTGGAGGTTTGTTTGAAGAAGAATAAGGTGGTGAAAAGAGTTGGAGCTTGGAAGCATTATGGATCTGAGATCCCCTCCTTGTTCGCAACCTCCAGGAGGTATAAATCTTGCAACTTTATCACTCCATCTTATAGATCTAGACATTTCATTCCATTAACCTACTTTTTGTCCACAAttagtgattcttgagcatgacatGTTCTTGAACcaataagttgtcctttcagaccttaggaagggtcttgagtcataaaaatgtggttttgATGGTTAGTTTTACTCCATGCATTGCTTAAAGGGTCTTAATGCTTTAATATGTTGTACTTTGTGGTATTGGGCACTtaatgggcatgcaaagtcataaagttggaaactttatgactcttaagGGTAATTTAGCCTTGGATATGAAGTTTAGACGTGAACGCTTAatgtattaagcacttatttGAAAATTGGAGTTTTGGGTGTACGTCGTGCGTACACGGTCCTTCCCATCGATGCCCAACAAAtttgagtatgccccgcgtacctctGGTGTACGCCCTGTGTATGAGGCCAGAGTCAACTCGAATgtgttgacttgttgactttgactttgatcacgTTTGACCAAGGGGTATTTTGGATGATGTTTGAGAATTGATCATTTGGGTGGATAGGTGACGGTTAAAGCTGAGATTCagagtcgggacctcatcaactattGATAAGAACGAGAGTTgatttttcctcactatacttttgggtcgaaggcaccaaggccgacccattggattgatatcctggtttaccgtatgttgctatgctatagtgatctgCTAGGTCTGTATCCTAGTTATAGGAGGTTGCTATGTGGTAGTGATCTGTGGATCTGTCTGTTTGCTTGTTGActaattatatgtttatctgttatgtatatgtcgacatattgtgttgggttgaggttgtactgcttgtGCTGaagccaacaaacccgggagtattccagatatgatatGAGGGCCGattggcatgccagactcatactaagggctcaagagcattccagatacgagctgacgGCTGGTTGGTaagccagactcgtactgagggcctgagggtattccagtccgatgactgagtgGACCCGCTGTATATTGGTAATCCAATCTGATGATTGATTGGGCCATGGGTAAGCCAGATATAAGTTGTGGGCCCTGAGGGAAAGCCAAAATTATGTTGTGGACTTAGGAGCAAGCCAGATATGAGCTGTGTGCCCGATAGACAAGCCAAACTCAtattgtgggctcaggggtaatctagtattttagttgtggacccagtacatgttgttatttattatgttctcatggtggtactttgggggaactcactaagatttgtgcttagagttttagtttatggttgcaggtacttcagaggaccgTGGCAAgacgaaggtgtgaccgtacacatcctgatTTTATGTTATTGGTcttctgattttaaataatgttttggaaacaatggttttgtaaacacttatcTTAGTAagtgggttgttttgaaaagtttaaattggtcgTGATTTATGAGGTGTTACAACCCTGTTCAGCATACAACCTCACACCAGACTCCATTGGTGTTGCAGTAGGTTTGCAAGTTGCCATTTTGAATCTATGCAAGAGTTCAATGGAGTACTTTGACTGGTGTAACACAACTCCCTGTTCATTGGGATTTAACTTAATCCCAAGAAAGTGAGATAGCCTTCCaatatcttttattttgaatcGAACAGACATATTCATCTTGAGCTGATCAATCTCTTCTTTGATGTCACCAATGATGATTAGATCATCTACATAACCAAGTACAACCACTACATTACTGTCAACTTTCTTGACAAATAAGCTAGTATCTGCATTAGTTGAGATAAAACCATTTGTTCAAGAAATTCCAATTTTTGCGAACCAATCGCGTGGGGATTGTTTTAGGCCATAGATGGCTTTCTTTAGCCTGCACATATAGTATGGATTTTCCGAATTTCAAATCCCTTCGGTTGTTGCATATAAATGGTGTGATCAAGGTCTCCATAGAGGAAGTCATTGTCCACTTCCATTTGCCACATATCCCACTGTTTACTTATAGTGATGGCGAGAAGGACCCAGACAAATGTTAATTTTGTCACTGGACTGAAGGTGTCCTCATAATTGATACCATATTCTTGTGAGAATCCACGAGCGATGAGTCTTTCCTTTGAATCGA is part of the Lactuca sativa cultivar Salinas chromosome 7, Lsat_Salinas_v11, whole genome shotgun sequence genome and harbors:
- the LOC111901034 gene encoding uncharacterized protein LOC111901034 — encoded protein: MENTLTSLTKKHTTYVQRQDIFQALLQHNSNGELRRGSINDVAALFGVSKRTVSRIWNRAKLQVENGSIIDFSSKKLKVVGRKRVQLDLNQVSQIPLRRRTTIQSIAKSLGIAKSTLHRRIKEGDLRPHTNAIKPDLTDANKTKRLEFCLSMITRSLPNSNTTFHDMFNVIHIDEKWFYISRSSKRYYLVPGEDEPLRTCKSKKFITKVMFLAAVARPRFDALGNEIFSGKIGIFPLTTKEPAKCSSKNRVAGTLETNPILSVTKEITRSWLIEKVLPAIKAKWPPNHTGPIFIQQDNAKPHIDVNDSEFLEASSQDGFDIRLCFQPPNSPDLNVLDLGFFRAI